Below is a genomic region from Hippea sp. KM1.
AAGAAAGCCATAAACATGCCTGTATTTGCCATGCACATATCCCAACTAATACTAATCATCTTGCTTATCGGGCTTGGAGTCCTTGCGCCCGTGTGGTTTATCCATATAGGTTATCCACAGTTTGTCGGTGGGCTATTGGGTGTTCCAGAAGGGTGGTTAATTTTAAGTGCGAAACCCATCTTTGGCGTTGTGTCGCCGGCATTTCTGCTTATTGTAATCCTGGTCTTATTTATCGTGCCCTTTGCCATCTATACAAAAAACAAAAAGACCACAAAAAGGGTTGTATCTTGGAACGGCGGATTGCATCTAAAAGAGGAGGAATACTTCACAGCCAACGCATTTTCGTTCATACTTGAATACATACTGCGCTTTATCTATAACATGAAAGAGATAAAACAAAACAACGAAGCCTTTGTTGTGGTGGCAGATGTATTCGACTCTGTATATCAACGGCTTTCAAGACTCACCAAAAAGACAACATATACAATAAGCCATATAATTATGAACGGTAAGGTTTCTTTCTATGTATCGTATATACTCATCATGTTTATAATAACCATTGTTGTGTTTAGCGCAATTTAGATTTGCATTTTTGATTCTTATTTTGTAAGCTTTGAGAAAACTTTCCGAGCCTAACCTCCTAAGGCCTTTAGCTATGGAGGCTGGCCGATAGGGTGTAAGTGGAAACGCTTACGCCTCCCGTGTTTGGAAAGGAAGGTGTTTATGCACAACCATTCTCTATTTTAAGCCATTTACATATTTTTTATAGGAGGTTTGACATGCGTTATTTTGTATGGGTATCGGTGTTTATTCTATCTTTTTCTTTTACCTCTTTCGCACAAACGCTTTATTGGTTCACCGGAGCAGGTATAAAAAAACCGGCTCAAGTAATAGCAAAAGCATTCAACAAAACCCACAAAAACAAAGTGGTAATCATCGCCGGAGGCTCAGGTCAGGTTCTAAACCAGATAATACAATCAAAAAGGGGCGATATATATACGCTTGTTGATGTGGATTTTCTAAAGAAAGCACAACGGTTTAGGGCCATATCGGGATACAAAAAGATACTCAAATTAACACCAATATTTCTTTTATCCAAAGACGGAGAGAAAAAGATAAAAAGCTTCTACGATCTTGCAAAAGACGACATAAGAATAGCAGGGGGAAATCCCAGGGCCATGTGCTTGGGTAAAACATTTAAACAGATAATCTCAAAGCTCCCCTCTAAAATGGCCAGCAAGATTCAAAAAAACATAGCAGTCAGATGCCTAAATGTATTTCAAATAGTGGGATATGTTAAAGAGGGCGTTGTGGATGCAGGTATTGTTTTGGATAAAGCCTTAATAAAAAACACTCATCTAAAATATATAACCATACCGCAAAGATACAATGTAAATCGATACGGCTATGTGGCTTTGGTTTCATACTCAAAAAACAAAAAAGCTCAAGAGGAGTTGTATAATTTTATATTAAAACATCTCTATGTTTATAAAAAATTTGGGTTCGAGGTGATAAAATGAGAAAAGCATTTATTGTTTTTATACTTACTTTATTTGCGAGAACTGCTTTCTCTTATCAGTTATACTGGTTCTCGTCAGCAGCTATTAAAAAACCATCACAAAAAATAGCCAAACTATTCAACAAAACCCATAAAGACAAAGTTATATTAATAAACGGCGGGACAGGACAGGTATTGCAGCAGATGATTCTATCAAAGAAGGGTGATATATACACATGCATCGACCCAAAGTTCTTTAAAATAGCCCAAAAAAAGGGTCTGGTTCTGGGGTTCGAAAGATTTATCAGACTAACTCCTGTTATGGGGTTATCGCAAAAGGGCAAGCAGAAGATAAAGAACTTTAAGGACCTATTTAAAGACAATATAAAAATAGCGGCAGGCAACCCAAAAACTATGGCTTTGGGTAAAACCTATTTTCACATATTAAATAAACTCCCTATTGAGATGGCATCAAAGCTTAAAAGTAATGTGAAAGTTGAGGCCATAAACATCTCTCAAATTATAAATTACCTCAAGCAGAATACGGTTGATGCTGGGCTTGTATTCAAATCCACAGCTAAAATAAACGGATTTGATTATGTAGAAATACCTAAAGAATT
It encodes:
- the modA gene encoding molybdate ABC transporter substrate-binding protein, encoding MRYFVWVSVFILSFSFTSFAQTLYWFTGAGIKKPAQVIAKAFNKTHKNKVVIIAGGSGQVLNQIIQSKRGDIYTLVDVDFLKKAQRFRAISGYKKILKLTPIFLLSKDGEKKIKSFYDLAKDDIRIAGGNPRAMCLGKTFKQIISKLPSKMASKIQKNIAVRCLNVFQIVGYVKEGVVDAGIVLDKALIKNTHLKYITIPQRYNVNRYGYVALVSYSKNKKAQEELYNFILKHLYVYKKFGFEVIK
- the modA gene encoding molybdate ABC transporter substrate-binding protein, giving the protein MRKAFIVFILTLFARTAFSYQLYWFSSAAIKKPSQKIAKLFNKTHKDKVILINGGTGQVLQQMILSKKGDIYTCIDPKFFKIAQKKGLVLGFERFIRLTPVMGLSQKGKQKIKNFKDLFKDNIKIAAGNPKTMALGKTYFHILNKLPIEMASKLKSNVKVEAINISQIINYLKQNTVDAGLVFKSTAKINGFDYVEIPKEFNQIKKGYIAKISFTKNKKAQNELYNFILNHLNIYTQFGFDVIH